The Coffea arabica cultivar ET-39 chromosome 4e, Coffea Arabica ET-39 HiFi, whole genome shotgun sequence genome includes a window with the following:
- the LOC140006044 gene encoding FKBP12-interacting protein of 37 kDa-like isoform X2, which yields MFGGLKLCRCWFNGCCHGWVLVQWDKHSNEEEERYEKKKDIKDLETAKSEIQKWHSAFRNESFVQPGTTPEPKIVISYLQNLRSSEESLREQLEKAKKKEAAFIVTFAKREQEIAELKSAVRDLRAQQKPPSMQARKLLLDPAIHEEFTRLKNLVEEKDKKVKELQDNVAAVNFTPQSKMGKMLMAKCRTLQEENEEIGNQANEGKIHELSMKLALQKSQNAELKSQFEGLCKQMDGFTNDVDRSNEMVLLLQEKLEERDDEITRLKQELQQRSIMDIEKTELPVDENPGDE from the exons ATGTTTGGGGGATTGAAATTATGCAG GTGCTGGTTTAATGGGTGTTGTCATGGTTGGGTGCTGGTTCAATGGGATAAGCATTCGaatgaggaagaagaaagatatgaaaagaaaaaagatattaAAG ATCTTGAAACTGCCAAGTCTGAGATCCAAAAGTGGCATTCTGCATTCCGGAATGAGTCATTTGTACAACCAGGCACAACCCCAG AGCCAAAGATAGTAATAAGTTATCTCCAGAACCTGAGATCCTCTGAGGAGTCTCTGAGGGAGCAG CTGGAaaaagcaaagaagaaagaagctGCATTTATTGTAACATTTGCAAAACGTGAGCAGGAGATAGCTGAGCTGAAG TCAGCTGTTAGGGATTTGAGAGCTCAACAAAAGCCACCATCAATGCAG GCAAGGAAGTTACTCTTAGACCCGGCAATACATGAAGAATTCACACGATTGAAG AATTTGGTAGAGGAGAAGGATaaaaaggtgaaagaattgCAAGACAATGTTGCAGCAGTCAATTTTACCCCACAGAGCAAGATGGGAAAGATGTTGATGGCCAAGTGCCGGACTTTGCAGGAGGAAAATGAGGAGATTGGGAACCAAGCTAATGAAGGAAAG ATACATGAATTATCAATGAAACTTGCTCTGCAGAAATCTCAAAATGCAGAACTCAAAAGTCAATTTGAAG GGTTATGCAAGCAAATGGATGGATTCACCAATGATGTGGATAGATCAAATGAAATG gTGCTTTTGTTGCAAGAGAAGCTGGAAGAGAGGGATGATGAGATTACTAGGCTGAAGCAGGAACTGCAGCAGAGAAGCATCATGGACATTGAGAAGACTGAATTACCTGTTGATGAGAATCCCGGTGATGAGTGA
- the LOC140006044 gene encoding FKBP12-interacting protein of 37 kDa-like isoform X3, with protein sequence MLLQCARCWFNGCCHGWVLVQWDKHSNEEEERYEKKKDIKDLETAKSEIQKWHSAFRNESFVQPGTTPEPKIVISYLQNLRSSEESLREQLEKAKKKEAAFIVTFAKREQEIAELKSAVRDLRAQQKPPSMQARKLLLDPAIHEEFTRLKNLVEEKDKKVKELQDNVAAVNFTPQSKMGKMLMAKCRTLQEENEEIGNQANEGKIHELSMKLALQKSQNAELKSQFEGLCKQMDGFTNDVDRSNEMVLLLQEKLEERDDEITRLKQELQQRSIMDIEKTELPVDENPGDE encoded by the exons ATGCTCTTGCAATGTGCCAG GTGCTGGTTTAATGGGTGTTGTCATGGTTGGGTGCTGGTTCAATGGGATAAGCATTCGaatgaggaagaagaaagatatgaaaagaaaaaagatattaAAG ATCTTGAAACTGCCAAGTCTGAGATCCAAAAGTGGCATTCTGCATTCCGGAATGAGTCATTTGTACAACCAGGCACAACCCCAG AGCCAAAGATAGTAATAAGTTATCTCCAGAACCTGAGATCCTCTGAGGAGTCTCTGAGGGAGCAG CTGGAaaaagcaaagaagaaagaagctGCATTTATTGTAACATTTGCAAAACGTGAGCAGGAGATAGCTGAGCTGAAG TCAGCTGTTAGGGATTTGAGAGCTCAACAAAAGCCACCATCAATGCAG GCAAGGAAGTTACTCTTAGACCCGGCAATACATGAAGAATTCACACGATTGAAG AATTTGGTAGAGGAGAAGGATaaaaaggtgaaagaattgCAAGACAATGTTGCAGCAGTCAATTTTACCCCACAGAGCAAGATGGGAAAGATGTTGATGGCCAAGTGCCGGACTTTGCAGGAGGAAAATGAGGAGATTGGGAACCAAGCTAATGAAGGAAAG ATACATGAATTATCAATGAAACTTGCTCTGCAGAAATCTCAAAATGCAGAACTCAAAAGTCAATTTGAAG GGTTATGCAAGCAAATGGATGGATTCACCAATGATGTGGATAGATCAAATGAAATG gTGCTTTTGTTGCAAGAGAAGCTGGAAGAGAGGGATGATGAGATTACTAGGCTGAAGCAGGAACTGCAGCAGAGAAGCATCATGGACATTGAGAAGACTGAATTACCTGTTGATGAGAATCCCGGTGATGAGTGA
- the LOC140006043 gene encoding uncharacterized protein isoform X2 produces MAGINEFQQEGGEENNTSSKFEWDENSQLYYHSSTGFYFNPQEGWYYSSRDGLYYKFEDGNYVLLNSDLNPVEQCKASNNYERTDSDKFDVDNQCMPVDGDKDGEGLAERLGTVSDECTTDDFQCVNNHLEGPPPPSEWLEDTLIDLYLSGYPNQAASTASDITMDSMTNDIDALDMTARQNDAYELEEGEWIPDDLGSIDSSRNITDEGASWEEDNWRAQYGQVTEPYEELALDIQMVDLWDWKMIRETRTSKGGKHSIAKLVGRLVKSSSKLHPSVPSGGIRLKTAPIREAHRDLIRVTSGQIYRLKRPSSQYLASVLTYDSSNPTRDWGFPPLSLNSEIQQLPRIVGPGAFEEASSPSEHPHVLKKAKQQYAYRDRAAERRTLHGGFGVGPGQKKAPNDADSAPSSPTSACPEEAAAESLNISFGAGSYARRLLENMGWKEGETLGKSTKGLVEPLQAIGNKGNAGLGWVDSRKKFLYSGSG; encoded by the exons ATGGCGGGAATCAACGAATTCCAACAAGAAGGAGGAGAGGAGAACAATACTAGTTCGAAGTTCGAATGGGATGAAAACTCTCAGCTTTATTATCACTCCAG CACCGGTTTTTATTTTAATCCACAAGAAGGCTGGTACTATAGCAGTAGAGATGGTCTGTATTACAAATTTGAAGATGGAAATTATGTGCTTCTcaattcagatttgaatccg gtTGAGCAGTGTAAAGCTTCCAATAATTATGAAAGGACGGATTCTGATAAATTTGATGTAGATAACCAATGCATGCCTGTAGATGGTGATAAAGATGGAGAAGGCCTAGCTGAAAGGCTTGGAACAGTTTCTGATGAATGCACCACGG ATGACTTTCAGTGTGTCAACAATCATCTGGAAGGTCCACCTCCACCATCAGAATG GCTTGAAGATACACTAATTGATCTTTATTTATCTGGGTATCCGAACCAAGCTGCCAGCACTGCATCTGACATCACCATGGATTCAATGACTAATGATATAGATGCCTTAGATATGACAGCAA GACAGAATGATGCTTATGAACTAGAAGAAGGTGAATGGATTCCAGATGACCTTGGTTCAATCGATTCGAGCAGAAACATCACTGATGAAG GTGCCTCTTGGGAAGAAGATAACTGGCGAGCACAGTATGGTCAAGTCACTGAGCCTTATGAAGAATTGGCTCTAGATATCCAAATGGTCGATTTGTGGGATTGGAAAATGATCAGAGAGACCAGAACCAGCAAAGGTGGAAAACATTCAATTGCCAAGTTGGTTGGAAGACTGGTAAAAAGCTCCTCCAAGCTTCATCCATCAGTACCATCAGGTGGCATCCGACTAAAGACTGCTCCAATTCGTGAAGCTCATCGTGATCTCATTCGAGTTACATCAG GCCAGATATATAGACTGAAGAGACCTAGCTCACAATACTTGGCATCTGTATTGACTTACGATTCATCAAACCCGACAAGAGATTGGGGATTTCCACCACTTTCACTTAATAGTGAAATCCAACAACTTCCAAGGATTGTTGGACCTGGTGCTTTTGAGGAAGCTTCTTCACCATCAGAGCATCCTCATGTGCTAAAGAAG GCGAAGCAACAATATGCATATAGGGACAGGGCTGCTGAGAGAAGAACTTTACATGGTGGTTTTGGTGTTGGTCCTGGGCAAAAGAAGGCACCAAATGATGCTGACTCAGCTCCATCATCTCCCACTTCGGCTTGTCCAGAAGAAGCTGCAGCTGAATCCCTGAATATTTCGTTTGGGGCAGGCAGCTATGCAAGGCGACTTCTGGAGAACATGGGCTGGAAGGAG GGGGAGACACTTGGCAAAAGCACTAAGGGTCTTGTGGAGCCGTTGCAGGCAATTGGCAACAAAGGAAATGCAGGATTGGGTTGGGTTGATAGCAGAAAAAAGTTCTTGTACAGCGGAAGTGGATGA
- the LOC140006044 gene encoding FKBP12-interacting protein of 37 kDa-like isoform X4, producing the protein MGVVMVGCWFNGISIRMRKKKDMKRKKILKADLETAKSEIQKWHSAFRNESFVQPGTTPEPKIVISYLQNLRSSEESLREQLEKAKKKEAAFIVTFAKREQEIAELKSAVRDLRAQQKPPSMQARKLLLDPAIHEEFTRLKNLVEEKDKKVKELQDNVAAVNFTPQSKMGKMLMAKCRTLQEENEEIGNQANEGKIHELSMKLALQKSQNAELKSQFEGLCKQMDGFTNDVDRSNEMVLLLQEKLEERDDEITRLKQELQQRSIMDIEKTELPVDENPGDE; encoded by the exons ATGGGTGTTGTCATGGTTGGGTGCTGGTTCAATGGGATAAGCATTCGaatgaggaagaagaaagatatgaaaagaaaaaagatattaAAG GCAGATCTTGAAACTGCCAAGTCTGAGATCCAAAAGTGGCATTCTGCATTCCGGAATGAGTCATTTGTACAACCAGGCACAACCCCAG AGCCAAAGATAGTAATAAGTTATCTCCAGAACCTGAGATCCTCTGAGGAGTCTCTGAGGGAGCAG CTGGAaaaagcaaagaagaaagaagctGCATTTATTGTAACATTTGCAAAACGTGAGCAGGAGATAGCTGAGCTGAAG TCAGCTGTTAGGGATTTGAGAGCTCAACAAAAGCCACCATCAATGCAG GCAAGGAAGTTACTCTTAGACCCGGCAATACATGAAGAATTCACACGATTGAAG AATTTGGTAGAGGAGAAGGATaaaaaggtgaaagaattgCAAGACAATGTTGCAGCAGTCAATTTTACCCCACAGAGCAAGATGGGAAAGATGTTGATGGCCAAGTGCCGGACTTTGCAGGAGGAAAATGAGGAGATTGGGAACCAAGCTAATGAAGGAAAG ATACATGAATTATCAATGAAACTTGCTCTGCAGAAATCTCAAAATGCAGAACTCAAAAGTCAATTTGAAG GGTTATGCAAGCAAATGGATGGATTCACCAATGATGTGGATAGATCAAATGAAATG gTGCTTTTGTTGCAAGAGAAGCTGGAAGAGAGGGATGATGAGATTACTAGGCTGAAGCAGGAACTGCAGCAGAGAAGCATCATGGACATTGAGAAGACTGAATTACCTGTTGATGAGAATCCCGGTGATGAGTGA
- the LOC140006043 gene encoding uncharacterized protein isoform X1: MAGINEFQQEGGEENNTSSKFEWDENSQLYYHSSTGFYFNPQEGWYYSSRDGLYYKFEDGNYVLLNSDLNPVEQCKASNNYERTDSDKFDVDNQCMPVDGDKDGEGLAERLGTVSDECTTDDFQCVNNHLEGPPPPSEWLEDTLIDLYLSGYPNQAASTASDITMDSMTNDIDALDMTASGQNDAYELEEGEWIPDDLGSIDSSRNITDEGASWEEDNWRAQYGQVTEPYEELALDIQMVDLWDWKMIRETRTSKGGKHSIAKLVGRLVKSSSKLHPSVPSGGIRLKTAPIREAHRDLIRVTSGQIYRLKRPSSQYLASVLTYDSSNPTRDWGFPPLSLNSEIQQLPRIVGPGAFEEASSPSEHPHVLKKAKQQYAYRDRAAERRTLHGGFGVGPGQKKAPNDADSAPSSPTSACPEEAAAESLNISFGAGSYARRLLENMGWKEGETLGKSTKGLVEPLQAIGNKGNAGLGWVDSRKKFLYSGSG, from the exons ATGGCGGGAATCAACGAATTCCAACAAGAAGGAGGAGAGGAGAACAATACTAGTTCGAAGTTCGAATGGGATGAAAACTCTCAGCTTTATTATCACTCCAG CACCGGTTTTTATTTTAATCCACAAGAAGGCTGGTACTATAGCAGTAGAGATGGTCTGTATTACAAATTTGAAGATGGAAATTATGTGCTTCTcaattcagatttgaatccg gtTGAGCAGTGTAAAGCTTCCAATAATTATGAAAGGACGGATTCTGATAAATTTGATGTAGATAACCAATGCATGCCTGTAGATGGTGATAAAGATGGAGAAGGCCTAGCTGAAAGGCTTGGAACAGTTTCTGATGAATGCACCACGG ATGACTTTCAGTGTGTCAACAATCATCTGGAAGGTCCACCTCCACCATCAGAATG GCTTGAAGATACACTAATTGATCTTTATTTATCTGGGTATCCGAACCAAGCTGCCAGCACTGCATCTGACATCACCATGGATTCAATGACTAATGATATAGATGCCTTAGATATGACAGCAAGTG GACAGAATGATGCTTATGAACTAGAAGAAGGTGAATGGATTCCAGATGACCTTGGTTCAATCGATTCGAGCAGAAACATCACTGATGAAG GTGCCTCTTGGGAAGAAGATAACTGGCGAGCACAGTATGGTCAAGTCACTGAGCCTTATGAAGAATTGGCTCTAGATATCCAAATGGTCGATTTGTGGGATTGGAAAATGATCAGAGAGACCAGAACCAGCAAAGGTGGAAAACATTCAATTGCCAAGTTGGTTGGAAGACTGGTAAAAAGCTCCTCCAAGCTTCATCCATCAGTACCATCAGGTGGCATCCGACTAAAGACTGCTCCAATTCGTGAAGCTCATCGTGATCTCATTCGAGTTACATCAG GCCAGATATATAGACTGAAGAGACCTAGCTCACAATACTTGGCATCTGTATTGACTTACGATTCATCAAACCCGACAAGAGATTGGGGATTTCCACCACTTTCACTTAATAGTGAAATCCAACAACTTCCAAGGATTGTTGGACCTGGTGCTTTTGAGGAAGCTTCTTCACCATCAGAGCATCCTCATGTGCTAAAGAAG GCGAAGCAACAATATGCATATAGGGACAGGGCTGCTGAGAGAAGAACTTTACATGGTGGTTTTGGTGTTGGTCCTGGGCAAAAGAAGGCACCAAATGATGCTGACTCAGCTCCATCATCTCCCACTTCGGCTTGTCCAGAAGAAGCTGCAGCTGAATCCCTGAATATTTCGTTTGGGGCAGGCAGCTATGCAAGGCGACTTCTGGAGAACATGGGCTGGAAGGAG GGGGAGACACTTGGCAAAAGCACTAAGGGTCTTGTGGAGCCGTTGCAGGCAATTGGCAACAAAGGAAATGCAGGATTGGGTTGGGTTGATAGCAGAAAAAAGTTCTTGTACAGCGGAAGTGGATGA
- the LOC140006044 gene encoding FKBP12-interacting protein of 37 kDa-like isoform X1: protein MTSPNHLDDDDDFGGDFSSKRSGAKRSFTDLDDDEDDFFGSKKGKLKAEETAPGVATGMILSLRESLQNCKDALAMCQADLETAKSEIQKWHSAFRNESFVQPGTTPEPKIVISYLQNLRSSEESLREQLEKAKKKEAAFIVTFAKREQEIAELKSAVRDLRAQQKPPSMQARKLLLDPAIHEEFTRLKNLVEEKDKKVKELQDNVAAVNFTPQSKMGKMLMAKCRTLQEENEEIGNQANEGKIHELSMKLALQKSQNAELKSQFEGLCKQMDGFTNDVDRSNEMVLLLQEKLEERDDEITRLKQELQQRSIMDIEKTELPVDENPGDE, encoded by the exons ATGACGTCTCCCAACCACCTCGATGAC GACGATGATTTTGGTGGTGATTTTTCCTCGAAGCGTTCAG GGGCTAAGAGAAGCTTCACGGATCTCgacgatgatgaagatgatttttttgGCTCCAAGAAG GGTAAATTGAAAGCAGAAGAAACTGCACCAGGTGTTGCAACGGGAATGATCTTGTCTCTTCGCGAAAG CTTGCAGAATTGTAAGGATGCTCTTGCAATGTGCCAG GCAGATCTTGAAACTGCCAAGTCTGAGATCCAAAAGTGGCATTCTGCATTCCGGAATGAGTCATTTGTACAACCAGGCACAACCCCAG AGCCAAAGATAGTAATAAGTTATCTCCAGAACCTGAGATCCTCTGAGGAGTCTCTGAGGGAGCAG CTGGAaaaagcaaagaagaaagaagctGCATTTATTGTAACATTTGCAAAACGTGAGCAGGAGATAGCTGAGCTGAAG TCAGCTGTTAGGGATTTGAGAGCTCAACAAAAGCCACCATCAATGCAG GCAAGGAAGTTACTCTTAGACCCGGCAATACATGAAGAATTCACACGATTGAAG AATTTGGTAGAGGAGAAGGATaaaaaggtgaaagaattgCAAGACAATGTTGCAGCAGTCAATTTTACCCCACAGAGCAAGATGGGAAAGATGTTGATGGCCAAGTGCCGGACTTTGCAGGAGGAAAATGAGGAGATTGGGAACCAAGCTAATGAAGGAAAG ATACATGAATTATCAATGAAACTTGCTCTGCAGAAATCTCAAAATGCAGAACTCAAAAGTCAATTTGAAG GGTTATGCAAGCAAATGGATGGATTCACCAATGATGTGGATAGATCAAATGAAATG gTGCTTTTGTTGCAAGAGAAGCTGGAAGAGAGGGATGATGAGATTACTAGGCTGAAGCAGGAACTGCAGCAGAGAAGCATCATGGACATTGAGAAGACTGAATTACCTGTTGATGAGAATCCCGGTGATGAGTGA